TCAGAGAGGTCAAATTCTGGTTGACGATCTTGATATCCGTGATGTCACACTCACTAGCTTGCGCCATCAAATTGGCATTGTTCCCCAAGACGTTACTCTTTTTTCGGGAACGATCGCAGAAAATATCGGTTACGGTCAAGAAGAATTAAATTTAGCAGCGATTCAGGAAGCGGCAAAGATTGCCAACGCTCACTCCTTTATCACCCAGTTTTCTCAGGGTTATCATACCTGGGTGGGAGAGCGTGGAGTTAACCTATCGGGAGGACAACGCCAAAGATTAGCTATTGCCAGAGCAGTTGCCAACGATCCGCGAATTCTCATCTTGGATGAGGCCACCTCTGCCCTCGATTCGGAATCAGAAGCACTAGTTCAAGAAGCACTAGAACGAGTGATGCAAAATCGTACCGTGTTTATTATCGCCCATCGCTTGAGCAGTGTTCGTCGGGCTGACTGCATTCTCGTCATCGAACAAGGAGAGGTGGTTGAAGCTGGTACTCACACTTCCCTCCTCTCTCAAGAAGGACGGTATGCCCGTTTTTACGCTCAACAGTTCTACTCTACAGATGAGTAATGAGTAATGAGTAATGAGTAATGAGTAATACCCATTACTTATTACTCATTACTTCAAAATTAAAGACAGTTGGTGTCGGCGATTTATCGCGTCTCTCTAACTTTTTCAAATCAACACCCCAGCAATACAAGCGGTGATAAAACCCGCTAACAATCCGCCAATCATTGACCTTACACCCATACGAGCTAAGTCATGCTGGCGATTAGGTGCTATCCCCGCAATGCCGCCAATGGTAATGCCAATTGAACCGATATTTGCAAAATTACATAATGCGTAAGTTGTAATAATTACTGCCCGTTGAGAAATTTTTCCACTTTCAATTAGTGCCTTCAAATCCAAAAAAGCAATAAACTCATTCAAAATTGTTTTTGTACCCAATAAAGCCCCAACTTGCCGACAATCAGCCCAAGGTATGCCCATTAGCCACGCCACGGGAGCCATGAGAAAAGACAAAATCCACTGTAGTGAGAGTTGTTGTAAGCCCACAAATGCCCCCAACCATCCCAGCAATGCATTCAGGGCAGCTAATAATCCCAAAAAGGCGATAATCATCACCCCAACATTAACTGCTAGCTTCACGCCGTCAATTGCTCCGGTGGTAGCAGCATCAATTACATTTACATAATTGGTTTCTACATACGCTTTTGCTTTGCCAGCCGTCTCTGATACTTCTGTTTCTGGGTAAAGTAATTTTGATACCACCAACGATGTGGGAGCAGTCATAAAGAAAGCAGCAATCAGGTGTTCTGCTGGGATGCCAAAGGAAAGATATGCTCCTAGTACTCCCGCTGCAATTGTGGCAAAACCACCCGTCATCACGGCATGGAGTTCCGATTGCGTCATATTCGCTATATAAGGTTTAACCATCAGCGCCGACTCTGTTGGCCCCAAAAAGATGTTACCTGCACAAGATAAAGATTCAGAACCCGATGTTTTCATCGTCTTCATCATTACCCACGCCATCACGTTTACAACTCGCTGTAAAATGCCGTAGTAATACAACACACTGATGAAGGCAGAGAAAAAGATAATTGTCGGCAGCACTTGGAAAGCAAAGAAATGATCCTTAAAATTTTCTCCAAAGACAAATTTTGCACCAACATCAGAAAATGCTAAAAATTGACCGACAATATCTCCCAGAGATTTAAACAGATTTAAACCCCAAGCAGTTTTAAGAATCACTAATGCAAACACAAACTCCAATCCCAAACCCCATGCCACTATTCGCCAACGCACCGCACGACGATTAACAGAAAAGGCGTAGGATATACCGATAAAAACTAAGATTCCCAACGCAGAGATGGCGCGTTCCATGATTACTCCTGAAAAGGTATTGTTAAGGCACTTAGTCACAGAGCATACACAAAATCTGCCTTTTTTTGGGGTTTTGTAGTCAATTGCTAGAGTTTTGATGCTGTAAATAAGAATTTAGCGATGTCTACGGTGTCACTGAGCGCAGCCGAAGGGCTACGCCTACGCACATTCATATCTTGTTACAAAATTGCCTGCCCAAACCTTAAGCACATTTATATTAATAGGAACAATCAATGTAAACAGGAAAAAATTAACCTTGGAGGGAAAAGAGAACTATTGATTAATTTGCCAACAAAGTGTCAGTGTTCAAAACCAGACAGTGGATGCTGGCGCACCCAAGCAGCAAGGCGTTCAGCATCAGACAAAGTAAAAGTGGCACTATCGGTGGATGTGGGCGTTGAAAAAGCCAGGTAGTAATAGCTTACTTTTGCCATCTATGACAGTGCCAATTACTTGTAGATTGGGGAAAATGACTACGGTTGCACCATTGACGATCTATATATCTACCTTTGGATAATCATCACTGACGGCAATCAAAACATTCTAGATAGTGAAATTTACCATATTTAACCTTAATTAAGTAATTGTATTTTGACTTGAATTTCAAGTTACAAAATAGAAAATGGTGTTGGGTACTGGAATTTTATGAATCTACCATTACGGACATTGGGAGTTGCGCCAAATGCGTGGACAGTGAATGATGCGATCGCAGATATCACTCGCCCATCAAAGACCCCACAACCCGTTATCTTATCAACAGAAACTAAAACCCTGCGCCTAGACTTGGCAAAGACTGCTATCCTCGTCATTGATATGCAAAACGACTTCTGTCACCCTGATGGCTGGTTAGCGCATATCGGTGTGGACGTAACTCCGGCGCGTCAGCCTATTAAACCTTTGAACAACTTACTTCCCGAACTGCGTGAGGTTGGTGTTCCAGTCATTTGGGTAAATTGGGGAAATCGTCCCGACTTGCTCAATATTAGTGCTAGTTCGCGCCACGTCTATAATCCCACAGGGGAAGGTGTGGGTTTGGGCGATCCACTACCAAGCAATGGTGCTAGAGTACTCATGGCAGGTAGTTGGGCCGCGGCAGTAGTAGATGAGCTAGAACAGATACCCGAAGATATTCGTGTGGATAAATACCGCATGAGTGGGTTTTGGGATACACCATTAGATAGTATCTTGCGGAATTTGGGAAGGACAACATTATTTTTTGCTGGTGTTAATGCCGATCAATGTGTGCTAACTACCTTATGTGATGCCAACTTCTTAGGATATGACTGCGTGTTGGTTAAAGATTGCACCGCCACAACTTCTCCTGAATATTGTTGGCTGGCGACATTGTATAATGTCAAACAATGCTTCGGTTTTGTCACTGACTCGCAAGAGATTTTAACAGCGCTGCAAAATGGTGAGGAGTGAATCAATTTTGGATTTTAGATTTTAGATTGATCCCATGCATGAATGCTCTTTCTTTGAGCAAAAATTTTAGATTTTAGATTTGTTCTCGCGTTTCAATTCGCTTTCTCTGGGATAATTTTAAATTTTGAATTATTCAATCCAAAATTTACAATCTAAAATCTAAAATTATGTGATTTAAGACTCAAATTTTAAGAATTTTCATGCCCATCGATAACTCAGAGGGGATAAATAAATGTACGCTACTCGTTGTGTAATTCCGGTTATCAAATCTAGCAAAGATTACCAAGTATATCGCATCAGTCCCGACGCCTCTAATCGATTAGCAATTATCTTCGATTCGACGAATGCTAATACTTCTTTGACTTGCTGCATAGAAATTTTTGATGTTGGTGGGCAAACACCCCCAAATCGCCATCAGTGGGCGGTGGAAATGTTTTTTGTTCTCAAAGGAGAAGCGATCGCTATATGTGATGGCAAGAGTGCCACGATCAAAGCTGGAGATAGTTTATTGGTCCCTCCCACTGGTACTCATTTGATTAAAAATACTGGTTCTACTCGCTTGTACACGTTGACTGTGATGATTCCCAATGAAGACTTTTCGGAATTGATTCGCAGTGGGATTCCGGCGGAGTTAGATGAAGAAGATATGGCAGTAATAGGGAGATTTGATGCTTTGATGCCTTGTTAAAATAATTTTTATAGCAGTTCTCAGTTGAGTGAGGTACAAAAACCCCACCCCTCTCCCCGCAAGCGATGAGCAGGGTGGTTTCATACAACGAGAGAAAAACTAAAACTGGGTTTCAAAGCCTCTCTCCGCTTGCCTAACGGCAGGCTGACGCCAACGTGGAGAGGAATGGAAGTGGGGTCAAAATCTATGGTTATACATGAAGAATCAAGACTTATATATTTTTCTTTTTTCGTATGAAACCACCCTGAGCCTCCCCGCAAGCGATGAGGGGGCTATGACATACCTCAATACTGCTCGGTTAAGAATTTATCTGTTGAGGCAAGCAGTTATTGAGCAGGGAGGTTCAATTATTGTTGTGCGATTTACCAGGCTTGTTGATGAAGTTAGCGATTCTCTCTCTTATGGAAGTGATGAAAAAGCGCTAAATTAGTGGGTAAAGCTAAGTCTCCCGTAACCTAAAATGTCTCTTACCGTAGCAACTGATCCCATACCTCTATCACCTGATTCTGATGGTGTTGTGCGTGTTAGTAATACTCGCGTAACTCTTGATACTTTAGTTACCGCCTTCTTGGAGGGTGTTACAGCAGAAGAGATTGTCGAGCAATATCCATCTCTTCAGCTTGCAGATGTGTACTTGGTGATAGGCTACTACCTTCGACGGAAAACTGAAGTTGATGCTTATCTAAAAATTCGACAAGAGCGTGGCATCCAAGTTCGTCAACAAAATGAGCGTCGTTTCAATCCAATTGGGATACGCGATCGCCTTATGGCAAGACTTACCCACCAAGGGCAGAGTTGAAATGCTGCGCCTTTTAGCAGACGAGAACTTTAACAACCAAATTGTTCGGGGTATTCTTCGACGAAAATCTGAGATTGATATTGTTAGAGTTCAGGATGTAGGTTTGTCCAAAACTGATGATCGAGTCATTCTGGAATGGGCGGCGCAACAGGGCCGGGTTCTATTAACTCATGATGTAGAAACAATAACTCGATATGCTTACGAGCGTGTACAGGCAGGGTTAACAATGCCAGGGGTATTTGAGATTAGTCGCAGCGTCTCAGTGGGATTGGCAATTGAAGATATCTTGTTAATCGCGGAGGGAAGTTTTGAGGGCGAATGGGAAGGACAAGTGCAATATCTCCCTCTCCGTTAAAGTCTCAGCGCGGTTTAACAATTCAAAGATTTCCCAGATTGGTTGATGTGGCGATGCCATCTATATAACATCAAGAGATATAGGGAAAATTCTATATAATCCTTCTGCAAAGGCTGATTATACGGAAAAATACTGTATAATCTCAAAATATGAATATAATAAAGAAAATTTTCGTATATTCTGACAAAACCTAAGTGTAATGCTTTTGTATCGTTAAGCTAATAATCATTCAAATTGCATCCCTCCGTCTCGCCTTCTTCGCATCACCGCGTTTTTCTGAGGCTACGGATTATGCAACTTAAAGGCGGATTAGCTTATTAAGGAAAAGATTATATGAAAACTTTCTGTATAAGAAATAGTCAGCCTGCTAGGTTATCGATGGGACGGTGCTTGAAACCTCGCCTGTGGGATGAACACTACTGAGTACAAACTGCGGCTGACTAGTTGTTGTGCTTAATTATCTATACGTAAACAATTTTTTAGTGTTATTATGCGGCTTAAATATTGGGCGATCGCATTACTAGCTATCCTGTTTTCATTAGTTTTTTCTGGGGTGACACAAGGACAAGTTCACCATGTATTCGAGAAAGCAATATCTGGGAACTCTAATCCTTCGATACTTGCTCAGTCAATGGATTCTAAACCTCGCATAAAATTTGGCTACATTAAAGATTCTCAACCTGTAAGTTATGAATCTCCTTACGGTGTAAAGGGATACTGCAACCAATTAAAAAAATACTTGGAAGGGTATTATATATTTCCGGAACACGATGAAATAATACCTTATAATAATCGATTTTAAGGTTATAAAAAAATAAATATTGAGTGCGGTGCAAATACAATTTCTGAAGAAAGAACGCAGGATCTGAAAAAACATCAAGGTGTGTTTTCAGTTCCGTTCTTCACAACAGGTGCGAAGTTTATAATTAGAAATGATAAGCGTCATTTCCTCAATGAGACTACACCGTCCTTTAAGATTGGAGTACTAGGAGAGACGACTACTGAACACGTTGTAAATAGTATCTATCCAACTGCCAAGCTTGTACCAGTTATTGATAGAGCTGATGCTATTAATAAATTGGAATCAGGCTATATTGATGCATACATTAGTGATGAAATTTTGCTGCCAAGTATCTTAAAGGAACTTGAAACAAATTCAAAAGATTCATATTCTATAGAGCCGAAAGCTTATGGATTTACTAATGAGTCTTATGGGGTTGTGGTGTACGACGACAAATTACTATTAGATAGAGTTAATAATTGGATTATTGATGAAGGACAAGAAGCGAAGAAGAGTGAATTAGAAAAACAAGCTAACTATAATTGGATATCAGAAAGACTAAAGTTTTTGTTGTCACAAGATTACTTTTATAATCTTGTCGGCTTTCTGCTAATCTTCTTGCCATTGCTATTCTTCCTTTTACTTGTTACTCACCCTTTATTTATCGCCTTAGTTGCAAAACTACCATTGTTTGCCAGATTTCTAAAGTGGATAAGACGTAGACCGCAAGGAGGAAAAAGAAGTTTTGTTGCTCCTTTGATTCGATGGATACTAGATGATGAAACGTTCAATGTGGTTACGTATAAGGCTAATAAGTCATTAGTACCGATGTACATTGATAGAGAGACTGTAGTCGCTTTAGTCAAGGAAGTAGGGCAACCGCTTGTGTATTTGAATAATGAAAGTGAGCCTTCTACGGTAGAGGTAGAAAAGGTTGCCCAGAACTTAGCACAGGAAGCAGAGAAGAATCCTCACTTCGCTAAGGTGCTAGAAACAGTGAAAGATGCAGCCACCGAAGAAACAGAGAAATGGATACGTAGTGCTGTTACAAGAGCGTTTGAGTTGCTTAAACAGGCTGTTGATCCAGGAGGTAGTTCATCATAGTTACCGCAGGCTGTAATTTTATGGTCGCAGGCTAACAACCCTATTGGAGTGGACTGGAGAGTGATCTTGGTTGTGATACAAAGGTTACTTGCAGCCGCTCAACAGGAACGTTGTGCCGCTTTAAGTTATTAGTTGGTTGTGTTGTATTTCGAGGCGATGGTTAATATTTCGGACAGGTCTAATTACTGTCTTTTTGAAATAATTTCCTTAACAACGCCAACAAAGCGTTCCATGTCGGCTTGGGTAATAGCTCCCATTGTCGAGACTCGAAAGATTGATTGAGCTAAATTCCCCTGTCCAGAATAAATTATATAATCTCGTGCTTTCAGTTGGTCGTGAAATTCTTCATAGCTGAAACCGTTTGGTAAGTAATAGGCATTCAAGACAACGGATGAACAGCCAAGAGGAAGTAAGGGTTTAATTCCAATTGAGGCTAACCCGTCTCTAACTAAGCTGGCAAGTTGGTTGTAATGTTTGTGTCTAGCACGCCAACCTCCTGCTTCTGCCATTTCTTGCAAAGCTTCTGTTAAGGCATAAAATGTCTGTACTGATTGCGTAAAAGGTGTGCCGCCTCGTTCTTGCTGCTGGTAATAAGTTGCTAAATCTAAATATAAGGTGCGGGGGATTGTGTCTACTGAAGGCAGTGTATCCCGTCGCAGAATGACAAAAGACGTTCCAGGGACACCATGCAGACATTTATTCGCTGTCGCAGCGCAAGCAGTGATTCCCCAATCTGCAAAATTTATTTCTTCAGCACCAAAGCTGCTGACTGCATCTACTAATAATTTGATACGGCGTTCTTGGCAAATTGGCGCAAGTTCCGCCAAATTATTTAGGCGACCAGTAGTAGTTTCGTGATGGACGATCGCAAGGTGGGTGATGTCGGCGTTTTCATCTAAAAGCTTGACTAAAGCCTTGATATCGATTTCGGCATCCCAAGGATGGGAAAGTGTGATGTAATCAATGCCGTGGATTTTGGCAATTTTGGATAGTCGTTCCCCATACACACCGTTTTCAATTACTAGTAATTTCCCGTTTGTGGGTACTAAACTGCTGATCATCGCTTCCATCGCGGCAGTACCAGAACCCGTGAGGAGAACTGCTGCCCAGCCGCTTCCAAGACCATAAACTTGAAGTAGCTGTTCGCGGATTCTGGTTTGAAGTTGGGAAAATTCCACCTCACGGTGACACAAATCGGGACGCAACAGGGCATTTCTGACGCGATCGCTCAAATTGACGGGGCCGGGATTTAGTAAAATCATTACCAAAGTTAGGAGTTAGGAGTTAGGAGTTGCCAGTTAGAACCAATATGGTTCATAAAGCGTTGTAAAACTTCTTCTGGGGTGAGATTGGGTCTGGGTAGCTTTTCTAAAGTTCCGGGACGGATTTTTAAATGAGCGAATTTAGGTCTGGTGTTAGCATCTGCGGTAAATAAAGTATCTAAAAGGGCGGGATCATCTCCGGCTAATGTCACGCCGTAACCGCACGCTTCGGCAATCTTGGCAAAGGAGATACCCGCAGAAACGGTGGCTTGTGCGCCTGTGGAATCGTGGACTTCATTATCTAAAAGAATATGAGTCAAGTTAGCACCGCCATAAGTGCCGATGGTCGCAAAATTACCCATCCGCATTAATGCTGCCCCATCGCCATCAATTACTACTACCTTGAGGTCTGGACGCGCTAAGGATAATCCCAATCCCATTGAGGAAGCACAGCCCATCGAGCCGACCATATAAAGATGATTGGCGCTGTCTTGACTGGCGAAGAGTTCCCGTCCCGTATATCCGGTGGTGGCAATTATTACAGTGTTTTCTGGATCGGTAAGTTCCACAATCCTAGCTAATGCTTCACTGCGAGAAACGCGTTGTTCTTTGTTATCCCGAAAAAAGCTTTGCTGAATATGAGCGCTAGCACTATTTTCTCGTTCGGGGATAGAAGAACGGCTGAGGGCATGGGGGGCGATCGCTCCTTTACGCATGATTAAAGCATAAGGACAGCGCTCTTGTTGCATATAGGCTGTGGCTCTTTGCAAAACGGGTTCTATTTGTGCTACATCTGTGGGAAAAAATTCCCAAGGTATAGTCATTGTTTGCAGCAATTTCTCTGTGATTTGCCCCATTAATTGATGTTGCGGTTCATCTTGCAATACGCGATCGCCTCTTAAAGTACAAATCAGCAACAGTGGAATCCGAAAGATATAAGTGAGGGAGGTTAGTGGGTTAACTGCATTCCCCAAACCAGAGTTTTGCATCATCACTACTGCGGGTTTACCAGCAATTGCGGCTCCAGCTGCGATCGCTACAGCATCTCCCTCATTGGCTGCGGAGATATATTTAAGTTGAACGTCATTGATGACGTAGTTAATAAAAGGCGTGAGAAAAGAACAGGGTACGCCAGTGTACCACTCAAAGCCAAGATGACGCGCAGCTTCTACAAATTCTTCTGCCTGGATCATATTAAGTGATGGGGGGAGCAGGGGAGCAGGGGAGCAGGGGAGCAGGGGGGGCAGGGGAAAAGGTTAAAGGGAAAAGGGAAAAGGAATAAATTTAATCTTTCCCCTTTTCCCCTTACCCTTTCCCCATGCCCCATGCCCAATGCCCAATGCCCCACTCCTATTGTTTTAATTGAAAAGCAAGGTCAAGATCGTCCAAAGAATTAACATCTAACCAGTTACCGCGAATATAAAGCACCTTGATCGGTTTGCCTTGCTCGATTAAATAATTGCATAATTCTGGTAAACCCAGACTGTTAAATTCCGGTCGTTTTTGCAATTCATTGAGTGCTTCACTCACCCACTCTCTACCTTGACTCCGCAAGCGCAACATCCCAATCCAGCGGCCGCTAGACTTTCTTAATTGCGTTTGTGTCGTTTTAGAAACGTTCAACAGGTTGACATCCTGTCCAAACAAAGAAAGATCGTCTGGAATTGAACAATAGGCGTAGTCAGGTGAACCGCTAACAGACTTGTTGTTGGCTACAGAATCAACCACAGCCACAATTTCTCCGGGACATTCTAATAAATCCCGCAGGATGTAGCTTCTAAATAGTAAATCGCCGTAAAGCACCAGCATTTCTTCGCCAAAACTGGCTTGAGCTACGGCTAAGGATGCTAATTCTCCCGTTGTTTCATAATCTGGGTTGCGGATGACTTTAGTCCCCGGAACATTGATAGTTTCTGCTTTGTAACCTACGACAACGGTAATATCATTGATAGCAAGTTTCTTGAATTTGTCTACCAATAACCTGAGTA
This portion of the Nostoc sp. GT001 genome encodes:
- the aepY gene encoding phosphonopyruvate decarboxylase, with amino-acid sequence MIQAEEFVEAARHLGFEWYTGVPCSFLTPFINYVINDVQLKYISAANEGDAVAIAAGAAIAGKPAVVMMQNSGLGNAVNPLTSLTYIFRIPLLLICTLRGDRVLQDEPQHQLMGQITEKLLQTMTIPWEFFPTDVAQIEPVLQRATAYMQQERCPYALIMRKGAIAPHALSRSSIPERENSASAHIQQSFFRDNKEQRVSRSEALARIVELTDPENTVIIATTGYTGRELFASQDSANHLYMVGSMGCASSMGLGLSLARPDLKVVVIDGDGAALMRMGNFATIGTYGGANLTHILLDNEVHDSTGAQATVSAGISFAKIAEACGYGVTLAGDDPALLDTLFTADANTRPKFAHLKIRPGTLEKLPRPNLTPEEVLQRFMNHIGSNWQLLTPNS
- a CDS encoding cupin domain-containing protein; the encoded protein is MYATRCVIPVIKSSKDYQVYRISPDASNRLAIIFDSTNANTSLTCCIEIFDVGGQTPPNRHQWAVEMFFVLKGEAIAICDGKSATIKAGDSLLVPPTGTHLIKNTGSTRLYTLTVMIPNEDFSELIRSGIPAELDEEDMAVIGRFDALMPC
- a CDS encoding 2-aminoethylphosphonate aminotransferase, with product MILLNPGPVNLSDRVRNALLRPDLCHREVEFSQLQTRIREQLLQVYGLGSGWAAVLLTGSGTAAMEAMISSLVPTNGKLLVIENGVYGERLSKIAKIHGIDYITLSHPWDAEIDIKALVKLLDENADITHLAIVHHETTTGRLNNLAELAPICQERRIKLLVDAVSSFGAEEINFADWGITACAATANKCLHGVPGTSFVILRRDTLPSVDTIPRTLYLDLATYYQQQERGGTPFTQSVQTFYALTEALQEMAEAGGWRARHKHYNQLASLVRDGLASIGIKPLLPLGCSSVVLNAYYLPNGFSYEEFHDQLKARDYIIYSGQGNLAQSIFRVSTMGAITQADMERFVGVVKEIISKRQ
- a CDS encoding NupC/NupG family nucleoside CNT transporter yields the protein MERAISALGILVFIGISYAFSVNRRAVRWRIVAWGLGLEFVFALVILKTAWGLNLFKSLGDIVGQFLAFSDVGAKFVFGENFKDHFFAFQVLPTIIFFSAFISVLYYYGILQRVVNVMAWVMMKTMKTSGSESLSCAGNIFLGPTESALMVKPYIANMTQSELHAVMTGGFATIAAGVLGAYLSFGIPAEHLIAAFFMTAPTSLVVSKLLYPETEVSETAGKAKAYVETNYVNVIDAATTGAIDGVKLAVNVGVMIIAFLGLLAALNALLGWLGAFVGLQQLSLQWILSFLMAPVAWLMGIPWADCRQVGALLGTKTILNEFIAFLDLKALIESGKISQRAVIITTYALCNFANIGSIGITIGGIAGIAPNRQHDLARMGVRSMIGGLLAGFITACIAGVLI
- a CDS encoding cysteine hydrolase family protein → MNLPLRTLGVAPNAWTVNDAIADITRPSKTPQPVILSTETKTLRLDLAKTAILVIDMQNDFCHPDGWLAHIGVDVTPARQPIKPLNNLLPELREVGVPVIWVNWGNRPDLLNISASSRHVYNPTGEGVGLGDPLPSNGARVLMAGSWAAAVVDELEQIPEDIRVDKYRMSGFWDTPLDSILRNLGRTTLFFAGVNADQCVLTTLCDANFLGYDCVLVKDCTATTSPEYCWLATLYNVKQCFGFVTDSQEILTALQNGEE
- a CDS encoding transporter substrate-binding domain-containing protein gives rise to the protein MECGANTISEERTQDLKKHQGVFSVPFFTTGAKFIIRNDKRHFLNETTPSFKIGVLGETTTEHVVNSIYPTAKLVPVIDRADAINKLESGYIDAYISDEILLPSILKELETNSKDSYSIEPKAYGFTNESYGVVVYDDKLLLDRVNNWIIDEGQEAKKSELEKQANYNWISERLKFLLSQDYFYNLVGFLLIFLPLLFFLLLVTHPLFIALVAKLPLFARFLKWIRRRPQGGKRSFVAPLIRWILDDETFNVVTYKANKSLVPMYIDRETVVALVKEVGQPLVYLNNESEPSTVEVEKVAQNLAQEAEKNPHFAKVLETVKDAATEETEKWIRSAVTRAFELLKQAVDPGGSSS
- a CDS encoding DUF5615 family PIN-like protein; this translates as MSVVSIQLGYAIALWQDLPTKGRVEMLRLLADENFNNQIVRGILRRKSEIDIVRVQDVGLSKTDDRVILEWAAQQGRVLLTHDVETITRYAYERVQAGLTMPGVFEISRSVSVGLAIEDILLIAEGSFEGEWEGQVQYLPLR
- a CDS encoding DUF433 domain-containing protein, translated to MSLTVATDPIPLSPDSDGVVRVSNTRVTLDTLVTAFLEGVTAEEIVEQYPSLQLADVYLVIGYYLRRKTEVDAYLKIRQERGIQVRQQNERRFNPIGIRDRLMARLTHQGQS